A window from Acidobacteriota bacterium encodes these proteins:
- a CDS encoding VWA domain-containing protein: MPRRSTSWAAIGLAAAGATIALAQGEQRPPVFRSGVELIELGIAVVDRNRQPVRGLSADDFTLLEDGTPQRIVQFSEVEVPARDGPIVMADEIAAPDLSAPQFADRRLVAIVLDDFGLPFGNASTPAGNSIYIPEAKKVARQIVQSLGPKDFGAVVLTRDLRGYPDFTNMSSKLTAAIEQFRPPGEAEAMALMQTARGRVGMIATLRQVIGYMDQMPQQKKVVVYVGLPPEVDFARRWLSSTADRLEDLIRAAQAAGIGIFGFDVGGPVDRSGQGTLLALAENTGGRAIGYAQLESGVRQVLAENASYYLIGFEPAAPRDGKPHKLDVKVRRGGVSLRFRRSYVAPGPPDMVKGEAPAFDAPVDAAVTALGRALESRRTFVSASAQRGFVAVVAEISSREYAAKWTAGADVDVAVTDSAGALVGTAAGRIEKGTRAVMVGIPLNDAAGQPLPASRGPFRAAVKIRAEGAVLEDAAQASTGGAWLGAARVWRGQGSARSPLQPTAEYQFSRSERLFVEWAVVQPADRRTARLLRRTGEPTPVTLTLTDGVTAGTPTMSTTFALTQLAPGDYVLEVVAGRGDDTERRLLPFRIVQ, from the coding sequence ATGCCGCGCCGTTCGACGTCGTGGGCCGCGATCGGGCTGGCGGCCGCGGGCGCCACGATCGCTCTGGCGCAGGGCGAGCAGCGTCCTCCGGTGTTCCGGAGCGGCGTCGAGCTGATCGAGCTCGGCATCGCCGTGGTGGACCGCAATCGGCAGCCGGTCCGTGGCCTGTCGGCCGATGACTTCACGCTTCTCGAGGACGGGACGCCCCAGCGCATCGTGCAGTTCTCGGAAGTCGAGGTCCCGGCGCGCGATGGGCCGATCGTGATGGCGGACGAGATCGCGGCGCCCGATCTGAGCGCGCCGCAGTTCGCCGACCGCCGCCTCGTCGCGATCGTGTTGGACGACTTCGGGCTGCCGTTCGGCAACGCGAGCACGCCGGCCGGCAATTCGATCTACATCCCCGAGGCCAAGAAGGTCGCCCGGCAGATCGTGCAGTCGCTCGGTCCGAAGGACTTCGGCGCGGTCGTGCTGACGCGGGACCTGCGAGGCTACCCCGATTTCACGAACATGTCGTCGAAGCTGACGGCCGCCATCGAGCAGTTCCGTCCTCCCGGGGAAGCCGAGGCGATGGCGCTGATGCAGACGGCGCGCGGCCGCGTCGGCATGATCGCAACGCTGCGACAGGTGATCGGCTACATGGACCAAATGCCGCAGCAGAAGAAGGTGGTGGTGTACGTGGGCCTGCCGCCGGAGGTGGACTTCGCGCGGCGCTGGCTCTCCTCGACGGCCGATCGGCTCGAAGATCTCATCCGCGCGGCGCAGGCGGCGGGCATCGGCATCTTCGGCTTCGACGTCGGCGGCCCGGTCGACCGCAGCGGACAGGGCACGCTGCTGGCGCTCGCCGAGAACACGGGCGGCCGCGCGATCGGCTACGCGCAGCTCGAGAGTGGCGTGCGCCAGGTCCTTGCGGAGAACGCTTCCTACTATCTCATCGGGTTCGAGCCGGCCGCGCCGCGCGATGGCAAGCCGCACAAGCTCGACGTCAAGGTGCGCCGTGGCGGCGTCAGCCTGCGCTTCCGGCGGTCGTACGTCGCGCCCGGTCCGCCCGACATGGTCAAGGGTGAAGCGCCGGCTTTCGACGCGCCGGTCGATGCCGCCGTGACCGCCCTCGGCCGTGCGCTCGAGAGCCGGCGAACGTTCGTGAGCGCCTCGGCGCAGCGCGGCTTCGTTGCGGTCGTCGCCGAGATCTCGTCGCGGGAATACGCGGCGAAGTGGACGGCCGGCGCGGACGTGGACGTCGCGGTTACGGACAGCGCCGGCGCCCTCGTCGGCACCGCGGCCGGCCGCATCGAGAAGGGCACGAGGGCCGTGATGGTCGGCATTCCGCTGAACGATGCCGCCGGCCAGCCCCTCCCGGCGAGCCGCGGTCCGTTCCGTGCCGCCGTGAAGATCCGGGCGGAGGGCGCAGTGCTCGAGGACGCCGCCCAGGCGTCGACGGGCGGGGCGTGGCTCGGTGCCGCCCGCGTGTGGCGTGGGCAGGGATCGGCGCGCTCGCCCCTGCAACCCACCGCCGAGTACCAGTTCTCGCGGTCCGAACGGCTCTTCGTCGAATGGGCGGTCGTACAGCCTGCCGATCGCCGCACCGCGCGCCTGCTCAGACGTACCGGCGAGCCGACGCCCGTGACCTTGACCCTCACGGATGGCGTGACCGCCGGAACGCCGACGATGTCCACGACGTTTGCGTTGACCCAGTTGGCGCCGGGAGACTACGTGCTCGAGGTCGTCGCCGGCCGCGGGGACGACACCGAACGGCGTCTGCTGCCATTCCGCATCGTTCAGTAG
- a CDS encoding FAD-binding protein, with product MPAARAHDILPEVRGLTGTTLDSRQIAELERLCAPGSVLSTPPALLAYECDALEHLRASPAAVVLPSSAAEVQAVVRFCHREGLPFVARGHGTGLSGGALPVPGGVVIGLSRLNRVLDIDIPNRRVTVEPGVTNLSISKHVAPYGYYYAPDPSSQQVCSIGGNIAENSGGAHCLKYGFTVHHVLALELVLPDGELVTIGDRRLDAPGPDLLGLVVGSEGTLGIATKAVVRIVRKPEAVQTFLAAFDTIEAGGQAVSEIIAAGIVPGAIEMMDALAIEAAEAAVHPNFPKANTVLIVELDGPAPEVRALSDVVLGIFRSLGASAVEVAEHEAQRARIWKGRKAAFAAMGRISPNYYVQDGVVPRTKLPHVLGRIRDLEVRSGLRIGNVFHAGDGNLHPLICYDERIPGQSQRAAEVAAEILGYCVEAGGSITGEHGVGCDKRDSMPKMFSAIDLAVMRDVRRALDPTDICNPGKVLPTPRLCGEVPGPYKQHPVEAAGLAERF from the coding sequence ATGCCGGCCGCGCGGGCCCACGATATACTCCCTGAAGTTCGCGGACTCACGGGTACCACTCTGGACTCACGTCAGATTGCGGAGCTCGAGCGCCTGTGCGCGCCGGGGTCGGTGCTGTCGACGCCGCCCGCCCTGCTCGCCTACGAGTGCGATGCGCTCGAACACCTTCGCGCCTCGCCCGCGGCCGTCGTGCTGCCGTCGAGCGCCGCAGAGGTCCAGGCCGTCGTCCGATTCTGTCATCGCGAAGGGCTGCCGTTCGTCGCACGCGGCCACGGCACCGGGCTGTCGGGTGGCGCGCTGCCGGTGCCGGGCGGTGTGGTCATCGGCCTCAGCCGCTTGAACCGCGTGCTCGACATCGACATCCCGAACCGGCGCGTGACCGTCGAGCCTGGCGTGACCAATCTGTCGATCTCGAAGCACGTCGCGCCCTACGGCTACTACTACGCGCCGGACCCGTCGAGCCAGCAGGTGTGCTCGATCGGCGGGAACATCGCGGAGAACTCGGGTGGCGCGCACTGCCTCAAGTATGGCTTCACCGTGCACCACGTGCTCGCGCTCGAGCTCGTGCTGCCGGACGGCGAGCTGGTCACGATCGGCGATCGCCGGCTCGACGCGCCTGGTCCGGATCTGCTCGGGCTCGTCGTCGGCTCCGAAGGGACGCTCGGCATCGCGACGAAAGCCGTGGTGCGGATCGTGCGGAAGCCCGAGGCGGTGCAGACGTTCCTCGCGGCGTTCGACACGATCGAAGCGGGCGGGCAGGCGGTGTCCGAGATCATCGCGGCCGGCATCGTGCCGGGCGCGATCGAGATGATGGACGCGCTGGCCATCGAGGCGGCCGAAGCGGCCGTCCATCCGAACTTTCCAAAAGCCAACACGGTGCTGATCGTCGAGCTCGACGGCCCAGCCCCGGAAGTACGGGCGCTCTCCGACGTCGTGCTGGGCATCTTCCGATCGCTCGGGGCGAGCGCCGTCGAGGTGGCGGAGCACGAAGCGCAGCGCGCCCGCATCTGGAAGGGCCGCAAGGCGGCGTTCGCCGCGATGGGCCGCATCTCGCCGAACTACTACGTGCAGGACGGGGTCGTGCCCCGGACGAAGCTCCCGCACGTGCTCGGCCGGATCCGCGACCTGGAGGTGCGCTCCGGCCTGAGGATCGGCAACGTCTTCCATGCGGGCGACGGCAACCTGCACCCGCTCATCTGCTACGACGAGCGCATTCCGGGCCAGTCGCAGCGCGCTGCCGAGGTCGCCGCGGAGATCCTCGGCTACTGCGTCGAAGCCGGCGGGTCGATCACCGGCGAACACGGCGTCGGGTGCGACAAGCGTGACTCGATGCCGAAGATGTTCAGTGCGATCGATCTCGCGGTGATGCGCGACGTGCGGCGCGCGCTCGACCCGACGGACATCTGCAATCCTGGCAAGGTCCTGCCGACGCCGAGGCTGTGCGGCGAAGTGCCGGGCCCCTACAAGCAGCACCCGGTCGAAGCCGCCGGCCTGGCGGAGCGCTTCTGA
- a CDS encoding FAD-binding oxidoreductase, whose amino-acid sequence MRSAAASVIDLAQIVGPACVRDPAPADLVDGIRPSVVVEPATAEAVGEVLSWCARERRSVLARGGGTKLSWGRPPERVDVLLSTRALNRLTRYEPGDLTVAVEAGMRIADLNSELARHRQWLPLDARGEAATIGGVVATNESGPLRHRYGAPRDVLIGIRIATADGRIASAGGSVVKNVAGYDLGRLVAGSFGSLAVIVGAAFKLSPVPAAATTLLLTFGTRESIAAAAAELAASQLDPVALDVETRVRAGHATHRLIVRMAGMAVPVDAQIASAVRLADAWAPVDARQLSGDDDDRWWREHAEQVWRDDGTVVKLSWMPNDLAAVLALLEELAGQRFDDVHLTGRAALGVGLLRLAGEGASIPSAIAMLRERRAVVGNVVLVHASAEVRRAVDVWGLSDGTAAVSRLLKQSLDPAGVLNAGRGPI is encoded by the coding sequence ATGCGCTCCGCGGCCGCGTCCGTGATCGATCTCGCGCAGATCGTCGGGCCGGCGTGCGTGCGCGATCCGGCGCCGGCGGATCTGGTGGACGGCATCCGGCCGTCGGTCGTCGTCGAGCCGGCCACCGCCGAAGCGGTCGGCGAGGTGCTCTCGTGGTGCGCGCGCGAACGGCGATCCGTCCTGGCCCGCGGCGGCGGCACGAAGTTGTCCTGGGGCCGGCCGCCCGAGCGCGTGGACGTCCTGCTCTCCACGCGCGCGCTCAACAGGCTCACGAGGTACGAACCGGGCGATCTGACGGTCGCGGTCGAAGCGGGGATGCGGATCGCCGATCTCAACTCCGAGCTGGCGCGCCATCGTCAGTGGCTGCCGCTCGACGCCCGCGGCGAGGCCGCGACGATCGGCGGCGTCGTGGCGACGAACGAGAGCGGGCCACTCCGGCATCGCTACGGGGCGCCGCGCGACGTCCTCATCGGCATCCGGATCGCAACTGCCGACGGCCGCATCGCGTCGGCTGGCGGCAGCGTCGTGAAGAACGTCGCCGGGTACGACCTCGGCCGGCTCGTCGCCGGATCCTTCGGCAGCCTCGCCGTCATCGTCGGCGCCGCCTTCAAGCTGTCGCCGGTGCCGGCGGCAGCGACCACGCTGCTGTTGACGTTTGGGACGCGCGAGTCGATCGCGGCCGCAGCCGCCGAGCTTGCCGCGAGCCAGCTCGATCCCGTCGCGCTCGACGTCGAGACGCGAGTGAGGGCGGGCCACGCGACGCATCGGCTGATCGTGCGCATGGCCGGCATGGCGGTGCCCGTCGACGCGCAGATCGCTTCCGCCGTGCGGCTGGCCGACGCGTGGGCGCCCGTGGACGCGCGCCAGCTCAGCGGCGACGACGACGATCGATGGTGGCGAGAGCACGCGGAGCAGGTGTGGCGCGATGACGGGACCGTCGTGAAGCTGAGCTGGATGCCGAACGATCTGGCGGCGGTCCTGGCGCTGCTCGAGGAGTTGGCCGGCCAGCGATTCGACGATGTGCATTTGACCGGACGTGCGGCGCTTGGAGTGGGCCTTTTGCGGCTGGCCGGCGAGGGGGCCAGCATTCCAAGTGCGATCGCCATGCTGCGCGAACGCCGCGCGGTCGTCGGCAACGTCGTGCTCGTGCACGCGTCCGCCGAAGTACGGCGTGCCGTGGACGTCTGGGGTCTCTCGGACGGCACCGCGGCGGTGAGCCGGCTGTTGAAGCAGTCGCTCGATCCCGCCGGCGTGCTGAATGCCGGGCGAGGGCCCATCTGA
- a CDS encoding Ku protein — protein sequence MAARSSWKGSLKLSLVTIPVRAYPATNPGSDVSFHQLHRKCHTRIQLKKWCPHCHEEVGKDDIVKGYESSKGQYVIVEEEEIARLRPKSSGLVDVSHVVDAAAVDPIFIERAYYLAPDGKAAGPAFAVVRAGLDGRAAIGRVALHGREYLVAVTPRESALILYTLRTAGEVRDMDDVEELSSAAKARPEEVKLARQILDSFESTADLSTFVDNYEVALKQMLRTKGTKAVSEPEAPAKPARVVNLMDALRQSLERVSAGKKPPAVARPKATTSHAARPAGKHVERRSRRAS from the coding sequence ATGGCAGCGCGCTCGAGCTGGAAGGGATCGCTGAAGCTCAGCCTGGTCACGATCCCCGTCCGTGCCTACCCTGCGACGAATCCCGGCAGCGACGTCTCGTTCCATCAGCTCCATCGGAAGTGCCACACCCGCATCCAGTTGAAGAAATGGTGTCCGCACTGCCATGAGGAGGTTGGAAAGGACGACATCGTGAAGGGCTACGAGTCGTCCAAGGGCCAGTACGTGATCGTCGAAGAGGAGGAGATCGCGCGGCTGCGGCCCAAGTCGTCCGGGCTCGTCGACGTCTCGCACGTCGTCGATGCCGCCGCGGTCGATCCGATCTTCATCGAGCGCGCGTACTACCTGGCGCCTGACGGCAAGGCGGCCGGGCCGGCGTTCGCAGTCGTTCGCGCCGGGCTCGACGGGCGCGCCGCGATCGGCCGGGTCGCGCTCCACGGCCGCGAGTACCTCGTCGCCGTGACACCGCGTGAGAGCGCGCTCATCCTGTACACCCTGCGGACCGCCGGCGAGGTTCGCGACATGGACGACGTCGAAGAGCTGTCGTCCGCAGCGAAGGCTCGGCCCGAGGAAGTGAAGCTCGCGCGGCAGATTCTCGACAGCTTCGAGTCCACCGCTGATCTCTCGACGTTCGTGGACAACTACGAGGTCGCGCTGAAGCAAATGCTCCGGACGAAAGGCACGAAGGCCGTTTCGGAACCCGAAGCGCCGGCCAAGCCGGCCCGCGTCGTCAACCTCATGGATGCGCTGCGGCAGAGCCTGGAGCGCGTCAGCGCCGGCAAGAAGCCTCCCGCGGTGGCGCGGCCGAAAGCCACCACGAGCCATGCGGCCCGTCCGGCCGGAAAGCACGTGGAGCGGCGTTCGCGGCGCGCCAGTTGA
- a CDS encoding glycosyltransferase family 39 protein has protein sequence MSPRTSGSISWARAAGILTAAVALRAAHLGTESLWFDEAYSVRLASRPVSAILAERWIDIHPPLYYLLLHAWVGVAGTSEVAVRSLSLLLDVAAIVAAWRVASRLLGRDTGALAALLLALSPFRVEYAQETRMYALLGLLSTVSMGALLSLIAAPRRRTRVVYAVSTALMLYTHAYGAFVAAAQLVVLAGGRLADRARFDRAWRPWLTAAAGAALLYAPWLPTLIDQAGRVQSAFWIDRPGWLAIAEPFRAYAGSSLLLVISAGLCAAGVWSLARRPQPDRALLPWILLAWIGMPTIVPFVLSRLSAPIFLPKYTIAASVPFAMLVAAGVIAARRRAWRVVLIGALVLPLLPVYRSYYGTPQKDGWRRAVARLEADARPGDLVVFYPWYNQVPYDYYHRRDDLTREPLIPDIHIVLADPRDVPEIVARVAGHQRLWFVVLQGTPRRDVIVEELSRVMRPAAHTVAEHVELWRFEASGARLGTAAPR, from the coding sequence GTGAGTCCGCGAACTTCAGGGAGTATATCGTGGGCCCGCGCGGCCGGCATCCTGACGGCCGCCGTCGCGCTGCGCGCCGCGCACCTCGGCACCGAGAGCCTCTGGTTCGACGAGGCCTATTCGGTTCGGCTCGCGTCGCGGCCCGTGTCGGCCATCCTTGCCGAACGATGGATCGACATCCATCCACCGCTCTACTACCTGCTCTTGCACGCCTGGGTCGGCGTCGCCGGCACGTCCGAGGTCGCGGTCCGTTCGCTCTCCCTCCTCCTCGACGTCGCCGCCATCGTCGCGGCCTGGCGCGTCGCGTCGCGCCTGCTCGGCCGCGACACCGGCGCGCTCGCAGCCCTGTTGCTGGCGCTATCTCCGTTCCGCGTGGAGTACGCGCAGGAAACCCGGATGTACGCCCTGCTGGGGCTGCTGAGCACCGTGTCGATGGGAGCGCTGCTGTCGCTGATCGCGGCGCCGCGCCGCCGCACTCGAGTCGTGTACGCGGTGTCCACGGCGCTCATGCTCTACACGCACGCGTACGGCGCGTTCGTCGCGGCGGCCCAGCTCGTCGTGCTGGCCGGCGGGCGCCTCGCCGACCGTGCGCGCTTCGATCGCGCGTGGCGGCCCTGGCTCACCGCCGCTGCCGGCGCGGCGCTCCTGTACGCGCCGTGGCTGCCGACGCTGATCGACCAGGCCGGCCGCGTGCAGTCGGCGTTCTGGATCGATCGGCCGGGCTGGCTCGCGATCGCCGAGCCGTTTCGCGCGTACGCCGGGTCCAGCCTGCTGCTCGTGATCTCGGCGGGGCTGTGCGCCGCCGGCGTCTGGTCGCTGGCCCGCCGGCCCCAGCCAGACCGTGCACTGCTCCCCTGGATCCTGCTCGCCTGGATCGGCATGCCGACGATCGTCCCGTTCGTGCTCTCACGGCTCAGCGCACCGATCTTCCTCCCGAAGTACACGATCGCCGCGTCGGTGCCGTTCGCGATGCTGGTGGCCGCGGGCGTCATCGCGGCTCGCCGGCGCGCCTGGCGCGTCGTGCTCATCGGCGCGCTCGTGCTGCCGCTCCTGCCCGTGTATCGCTCGTACTACGGCACGCCGCAGAAGGACGGCTGGCGCCGTGCAGTCGCACGGCTGGAGGCCGACGCACGGCCCGGCGATCTCGTGGTGTTCTACCCGTGGTACAACCAGGTGCCGTACGACTACTATCATCGCCGCGACGATCTCACGCGCGAGCCGCTGATTCCCGACATCCACATCGTCCTCGCCGATCCGCGCGACGTTCCGGAGATCGTCGCGCGCGTCGCCGGCCATCAGCGCCTCTGGTTCGTCGTCCTCCAAGGCACGCCACGGCGCGACGTCATCGTCGAGGAGCTCTCGCGCGTCATGCGTCCAGCGGCGCATACCGTCGCCGAGCACGTGGAACTGTGGCGGTTCGAAGCGTCCGGCGCGCGACTTGGCACTGCCGCTCCCCGGTGA
- a CDS encoding PHP domain-containing protein: MARGVPDLNALISGLLRDLASVQADKPKQWGYKGAAAVIQELDAQVTDLIDREGRLQAIPFVGPASLRVINEVMATGRSELVERAVQSSGRTADVERRRALRGGVLSRAEVVRVLRLPLRGVVRTADYRGDLQMHSTWSDGAEPIRALAGACAARGYEFMAVTDHSKGLPIAGGLSDAELQAQHREIDALNGEDALSCRILKGLEANILLDGSLDVSRADCHGVEIVLAAPHAKLRTPADQTERLVNAVRTPWVHVLAHPRGRMAGSRPGVTADWDAVFETAARSHVAVELDGDPARQDLDHALAARALAAGCTFALDSDAHSSRQLGYADTALAHARLAGIPADRIINCWPLERLLDWLER, translated from the coding sequence GTGGCGAGAGGCGTGCCCGACCTCAACGCGCTCATCAGCGGTCTGCTGCGCGACCTGGCGTCGGTGCAGGCGGACAAACCGAAGCAGTGGGGCTACAAGGGCGCCGCTGCCGTCATCCAAGAACTCGACGCACAGGTGACCGACCTCATCGATCGCGAAGGGCGGCTGCAGGCCATTCCGTTCGTCGGCCCGGCGTCGTTGCGGGTGATCAACGAGGTCATGGCGACGGGACGATCCGAGCTCGTCGAGCGGGCGGTCCAGAGCAGCGGCCGCACGGCGGACGTGGAGCGCCGCCGTGCGCTGCGCGGTGGCGTGCTCAGCCGCGCCGAAGTCGTGCGCGTGCTTCGCCTGCCGTTGCGCGGTGTCGTGCGCACCGCCGACTATCGTGGCGATCTTCAGATGCACTCGACGTGGAGCGATGGCGCCGAGCCGATTCGGGCGCTCGCCGGCGCCTGCGCAGCACGCGGCTACGAGTTCATGGCCGTGACCGATCACTCCAAGGGCCTGCCGATCGCCGGCGGGTTGTCCGACGCCGAGCTGCAGGCGCAGCATCGCGAGATCGACGCGCTGAACGGTGAGGATGCGCTGAGCTGCCGAATCCTCAAAGGGCTGGAAGCGAACATCCTGCTCGACGGCAGCCTCGATGTGTCGCGTGCGGACTGCCACGGCGTCGAAATCGTCCTGGCCGCCCCTCACGCCAAGCTCAGAACGCCGGCGGACCAGACGGAAAGGCTCGTGAACGCGGTTCGCACGCCGTGGGTACACGTGCTGGCGCACCCGCGCGGCCGGATGGCCGGCTCACGACCGGGCGTCACGGCCGATTGGGATGCGGTGTTCGAGACGGCCGCCCGCAGCCACGTCGCCGTCGAGCTCGACGGCGATCCCGCCCGGCAGGACCTCGACCACGCTCTCGCCGCCCGCGCTCTCGCGGCGGGCTGCACGTTCGCCCTCGACAGCGACGCCCACTCCAGCCGTCAGCTCGGCTATGCCGACACTGCCCTTGCGCACGCTCGCCTCGCTGGAATTCCCGCGGACCGCATCATCAACTGCTGGCCGCTCGAACGGCTCCTCGATTGGCTGGAACGATGA
- a CDS encoding 4Fe-4S dicluster domain-containing protein: MATTTAPVGRPAFHGVDTPPRELLDTCVHCGFCLPTCPTYVLWGEEMDSPRGRVYLMRSALDGRATLSNTMVGHFDACLGCLSCVTACPSGVQYGPLIERTRAQIERHYERGTADRLFRGALFRTLPYPGVMRLLLAPLVVAGGLVRAIGQIRWLPARVSAILRLAPSVTWSGITGAIPERTAAAGSPRLTVGLLTGCVQRVVFPQVHRATLDVLSAEGCTVLAPAGQGCCGALSRHAGRLEEARAFARRTIETFEQAGVDRIVVNAAGCGSSMKEYGELFEGDATWTVRARAFAAKVRDVSELVGELGPPRAARHPIAARVAYHDACHLAHAQGIRAEPRDLLRSIPGIELLELPEPEICCGSAGIYNLVQPRAAEDLGRRKGQQIQTLAPDAVATANPGCTMQIGGACASLGAKVPVLHPIEILAASIRGDRLDASSPGGVARVP, from the coding sequence ATGGCAACGACGACCGCGCCGGTCGGGCGGCCGGCATTTCACGGCGTCGACACGCCTCCGCGCGAGCTGCTCGACACGTGCGTGCACTGCGGGTTCTGCCTGCCGACCTGTCCGACCTACGTCTTGTGGGGCGAGGAGATGGACTCGCCGCGAGGACGCGTCTACCTGATGCGGAGCGCGCTCGACGGGCGCGCGACGCTGTCGAACACGATGGTCGGACACTTCGACGCGTGTCTCGGGTGTCTATCGTGCGTCACCGCCTGCCCGTCGGGCGTGCAGTACGGCCCGCTCATCGAACGCACGCGCGCCCAGATCGAGCGGCACTACGAGCGCGGCACGGCAGATCGGTTGTTTCGAGGCGCGCTGTTCCGCACGCTGCCGTATCCCGGCGTGATGCGCCTGCTGCTCGCGCCGCTCGTTGTGGCTGGTGGCCTCGTGCGGGCGATCGGCCAGATCCGGTGGCTGCCGGCACGTGTGTCGGCGATCCTGCGGCTGGCCCCGAGCGTCACGTGGAGCGGCATCACGGGCGCGATCCCGGAACGCACGGCCGCCGCGGGGAGCCCGAGGCTCACGGTCGGGTTGCTCACCGGGTGCGTGCAGCGTGTCGTGTTTCCGCAGGTCCATCGCGCGACGCTCGACGTCCTCTCCGCCGAGGGGTGCACCGTTCTCGCGCCAGCGGGGCAGGGATGCTGTGGTGCGCTCTCGCGCCACGCGGGACGGCTCGAGGAGGCGCGCGCGTTCGCCCGCCGCACCATCGAGACGTTCGAGCAAGCCGGCGTCGACCGCATCGTCGTCAACGCGGCCGGCTGCGGGTCGTCGATGAAGGAGTACGGCGAGCTGTTCGAGGGTGATGCGACGTGGACCGTGCGCGCGCGTGCCTTCGCGGCGAAGGTGCGCGACGTCTCCGAGCTCGTTGGGGAGCTGGGGCCGCCGCGCGCCGCGCGCCATCCGATCGCCGCGAGGGTCGCGTATCACGACGCCTGCCACCTCGCGCACGCGCAGGGGATCCGGGCCGAGCCGCGGGATCTGCTGCGGTCGATTCCCGGCATCGAGCTGCTCGAGCTGCCGGAACCCGAGATCTGCTGTGGCAGCGCCGGCATCTACAATCTCGTCCAGCCGCGGGCGGCCGAGGACCTCGGACGCCGGAAGGGCCAGCAGATCCAGACGCTGGCGCCGGACGCCGTGGCGACGGCGAATCCCGGCTGCACGATGCAGATCGGCGGCGCCTGCGCGAGCCTGGGCGCGAAGGTCCCCGTGCTGCATCCGATCGAGATCCTCGCGGCGTCGATACGAGGCGATCGGCTCGACGCGTCATCGCCGGGTGGCGTCGCGCGCGTCCCGTAG
- a CDS encoding aspartate 1-decarboxylase: MKLRVICESKIHHAIVTAADLDYVGSIGIDATLMDLTGIVRGEQVAVWNVNNGRRIETYAIPLAAGSGAVIVNGAAAHHFSPGDRIIVAAFCLTDEPVDPQMIVVNDQNRFVRYLEGTAAAEDLIEVPSPR, encoded by the coding sequence ATGAAGCTGCGGGTCATCTGCGAGTCCAAGATCCATCACGCGATCGTCACGGCCGCGGACCTGGACTACGTGGGGAGCATCGGCATCGACGCCACGCTCATGGACCTGACCGGCATCGTGCGCGGCGAGCAGGTGGCCGTCTGGAACGTCAACAACGGCCGGCGGATCGAGACGTACGCGATCCCGCTCGCCGCCGGCTCCGGCGCCGTCATCGTCAACGGTGCGGCCGCGCACCATTTCAGTCCCGGCGACCGGATCATCGTCGCCGCGTTCTGTTTGACCGATGAGCCGGTCGACCCGCAGATGATCGTCGTGAACGATCAGAACCGCTTCGTGCGCTACCTCGAGGGTACCGCGGCGGCCGAGGATCTGATCGAGGTGCCCTCGCCGCGGTAG